AGTTATGATCAAAGTTGTAAAAGAATAATTTGCAACTGTAAAGTATGTGATGATTTGTTCCGGCGATATCCGGACGGGTTCACTCCGTTCCTGTCCGGTCGTTGCCGGAACTTTCCGGTAAAAAGGGGGAGACGTAATGCAGACAAACGGGATATTCAACTGGTGCGGCAGCAAGTCTTACGTAAGCCCGCGCCATTCGGCGATAAAAATTGAAAATATTCACAATTCGCTTTCCGGATTACAGCCGGGTTGGTTTCGCGACTGCGCGTTTTATCATATTTGGATAAAAGGTTTTTGCGATTCAAACGGAGACGGGGTAGGCGACCTTCCGGGTATCGTTTCCCGGCTCGATTATATAAAGGAACGGCTCGGCTGCGACGCGATCTGGCTTTCTCCGGTGTTCGACTGCGGCGGCAAAGGCGCTGCGGCGGACAGTAACATGCACGGTTATGATACCGTCGATTATTATTCGGTAAATCCCCTGTTCGGCACGGACGAACAGTTAGACACGCTTCTTTCAGAAGCTCATAAACGCAATATAAAAGTCATTTTCGATTTCGTACCGAACCATACGGCGGTAACGCACCCCTGGTTCGTCGATTCCGCGCGCGGCTTGAACGGAAAATCGGATTGGTACGTTTGGAACAACGAGCCGCTCGACGGCTGGGTTCCCATGGGAGCCAATCCGCACACCTGGTTTAGCCCCGAAAAAACGGCGGATGTACTGCTGAACGAACCGATGTACGAAACCCAGCGTAAATCGCTCTCCGCGTTGAAGTCGGGCGTAAACTGCAAACGGTATTACTACGGGGCGTTCGGGCCTGTCATGCCCGATTTGAATTACCGCAACGCCGAAGTACGTGAAGAAATGAAAAACGTCGTGCGGTACTGGCTGAATCGCGGTTTTGACGGAATTCGCGTTGACGCGGTTCGGTATTTAGTGGAAGAAACCGGTGCGGACGGTGCCTTCGGTGCGGATACGATCGATACGGCTGAGACGCACCGCTTTTTTGCAGAACTGCGCCGCGACGTGATAGATGCGTACGCACAGTTGGGATATCCCAAATGTATGGTTGCCGAAGCGAACATGCACGGCGACCGGACGCTGCTCGAATCCTATTTCGGCACACCGGAAGCGCCTGAGTTTTCAATGCTGTTCGATTTCGATTTTGCGGCGGCAGTGTATCAGATGGTAACGGGATTCGACTCGTTCGCTCCCGCGGCGGGGTTCATGAAAGAAACCGGCCGCAAACGGCTGCCCGCGCTCAGCGTGAAAGCCTGTTTTTTAAGTAATCACGACAATCCCGCCGACCGTCCGGCGAGCGTGTACGCAGAGCCAAATCGGCTTAAATTGGCGACTGCGATCAGTCTGCTGCTGCCGGCCGTTCCGTTTATCTATTACGGAAACGAAATTGCGCTCGAGAACGCTCCAGGCTATACGGGCATGCACGACATCAGGTTCCGGAACGCGTTCGATTTTGCGGAAGCGGAACGCCAGTGCTCAGTGCCCGATTCTCTGCTTGCGCTGCATCGCAGTCTGCTTGTGCTGCGCCGCGAACATCCGGCACTTCGCCGCGGAGATTTGGTGCCGCTTTATTCGCCGTATCGCGCGATTACCGCGTATTACGTAACTTTTGAAAAAGACGCGGCCGTCTGCGTGTTCAACAACGGGACGGAACCGCTGGAGGAGATTCCGCTGCATCCGGCGAACGGAACCGTTCCGAATTTCCGGTTCGCGTGCGCTTATTCTTCGGAACCGTCGGTTTCCCGTACGCTTGATGTCCGGCAATCAGAAAACGCTCGTCCGTACGCAGTGCTTTCCGGGCTGCCGGCGGCGGCTTTCGCCGTTTTCGTACCGATAACGAATTGCTGAGACAGCTTTTGTACTTTATTTTGGAGGAATTATGAAAAACGGAAGAAAAAGATCAACCGGTATGATGACGGCCGGCTGTTTGGTGCTTACCGCGCTGCTGTTTGCCTCGTGCGCATCCGGTATGCAGGAAAAACCGGGAACTGCCGACGCGGATTCTCTTATGTCGGCTGCGCCGGGAAGTTTTGAAAACGCGGCGCCCGATAATCTCGATGCGGTCATCGCGTTGAATCAAAAACTCGCACCCGCGTCGGATGAGTTTATCATATATTACGTTCGCGGTGATAAAAATTACGAACCGTGGGCGCTGTGGATGTGGGCGCTGCCCGGCGGAGACGGTGCCGCCGCGTGGGATTACACGCAGCACTGGAACGTCGAAAACGGTATCGGTTACATGCGCTACAACCTTGACGGTTCGTCGACTGGCGGCACCGTTCCCGTTTCCGCCGACGGAAACATCGGTCTCATCGTTCGCCAAAAGGCGGACTGGATTAAAGACGGAAACGACGACCGCGTCTGGAACGTCAACACGTCGAACGCCGCCGTCGTGTTTTCGGGCGATATGAACACGTACGCGGTCAAAGGGTATAAACCACGCGTAACCGAAGCGATTCTGGTAACTCCGACGCAGATCCGGCTCACGCTCAGCGGCCGTTTTGCCCTCGATACCGACGGCGGCGCTTCCGGTTTTTCGGTTGCGTCCAAGACGGGAACGGATTTCGCCGTGGCGCAGGTGTTCAATACGGACAGTCCCGAGAATTCGGTTTACAATTACACTAAACACGTTACGATCACGCTTGCGCAGAGCGCCGGCGCCGCCGACGCACTGATCGTTTCAAATCCTGCATTTGAAGGAGCAAAAGAAGTGGATTCTACGAAACTGGCGGTTCAGCTTGCCGAATCAGCCGTTCCCGGAACGGACGCCGTGCTCGGTATGAGTTACGACAGCCGGAACAAGTCCGCCTCGTTCACGTTGTGGGCGCCGACTTCATCCGCGGCTCATCTCAATTTGTACCGTTCCGACCGTGCTGCGGCCGCCGACTATACGGTTCCGATGACGCTCGATGCGGCTTCCGGCGTTTGGTCGTGCACGTTCGCTCAGGTTGATCCCGACGGTCTTTTTTACGATTTTACGCTTACCAACGCCAAAGGTACGGTAACCGTACTCGATCCGTACGCCCGTTCCATGGCGGCTTACCGGAATCAAGGCGGCAGCGGCCGTGCGGCAGTTGTGGATATGAATTCGGCAAAAGCGCTGCCGGCGGGCGGTATGAACGCTCCGTTCGTCAGCCTTGCGCAGCGTGAAGACGCAATCATTTACGAAATGTCCGTCCGCGATTTTACGATCAGCGCCGATTCGGGTGTTTCCGCAAAAAAAGGAACCTACACTGCGTTTATCGAAAAGATTCCCTATCTGAAGGAACTCGGTATCACGCACGTTCAGCTGATGCCGGTGCAGAATTTCTATTTTACCGATGAAACGAAGCAGTCGTATGAAAGTTCCGGTACGGTGAACAACAACAATTACAACTGGGGATACGATCCGCACAACTATTTTACGCCGGAAGGTTGGTACGCGCAAAATCCGTCCGACCCGTATTCGCGCGTCGCCGAACTGCGTACGCTGATCAACGAGTGCCATAAAGCCGGCATCGGCGTACTGCTCGACGTCGTGTACAACCATATGGCCGGAACCTCGTTCCTGGACGACATCGTTCCCGGATACTTTTTCCGAACGAACGCACAGGGCAAGTTTACCAGTAATTCCGGCTGCGGTAACGACGTCGCCACGGAACGCACGATGGCGCGCAAACTGATTGTCGATTCCATCCGCTACTGGGTTGAAGAATATAAAGTCGACGGTTTCCGGTTCGACTTGATGGGGCTTATCGACACGCAGACCGTACTCGACGGATACGCCGCCGCCCGTGCGATCAACGCCGACACGCTGTTTGAAGGCGAAGGCTGGAAGATGTACAACGGCGAAAAAGGTACCGTCGGCATGGATCAGAATTATATGATCAAAACCGACAGCGTGGCCGTTTTCAACGACGAATTTCGCGATTTAATCAAAGCCGGCGGATTTAACGAAGCAGGTCAGGGTTTTATCACCAAAAAAGGAATCAACACCGACCGTCTGTTCAAAAACGTAATCGGTCAGCCGGTCGCCAATTACCGTGCCGACGATCCGGGCGACAACTTGCAGTATATCGCGGCGCACGACGGACTTACGCTGCACGACAGTATTTCGCACAACGCGCGCCTTGACGAACGGGTGCCCGCCCAGAAAGCGGAACTCATCAGCCGTATAAAACTCGGTAATTTTTTCATCATGACGTCGCAGGGGCTCGCGTTCATGCACGGCGGACAGGAACGCGGCCGTACGAAGCCGAACGTTACCGGCGCGTCGAACGAATGCGTGGGTAATTTCGTGCGCAACAGCTACGATTCTTCGGATAATATCAATCAGATCGTGTGGTCGCTGGACGGCGATTACCGGAAACTGCTCGATTATACCAAAAACCTGATCGCGCTGCGTAAAAACTTCGACGTGTTCCGCATCGGCGATATGGCGAAAGTAACCGCCGCCGCGTCCAAACTCGACTCACCCGAAAACAGCAATCTGACGCTCGGGTATTCGCTCAAATGGAACGACGGCACCTGGTTCGTTCTGATCAACGCCGAATCGAAGCCGATGACGTTCGCTTTGCCGGTCAACGCTTCCGCCGCCCTCGTCTTTGCGGACGCCGACGGCGCGTACTTGGACGGGCTTTCTGCCGCCGACGCTTCAGGTGTTTCGGTAAACGGAAACGCGGTAACGATCGCAGCGCTCACCGCTGCGGTAATTCGCGTAAAATAATTCGTATGAAACGCGGTTGTCCCGTAATGCGGACGGCCGCATGTTGAAAACAGTTTTTGTAGGAGGAAAAAATGAAAAAACTGATCACGACAGTTTTGCTGGTTCTGCTTGCAGCCGGTTTCGTCTTTGCAGGCGGACAGGGCGACAGCGGAAAAACCGTACTGAAAGTATGGGAATCGGAAGGTCCCGAAAAGGATTTCGTCCTGTGGGCTGCTGCCGAATTTGAAAAAACGCATCCCGACATCAAAATCGTGTACGAACCGGTCGGTTCAAACGATTCCCGTGCTAAAATCGAACTGGACGGTCCGGCCGGCGTCGGTGCGGACGTGTTCGTCGCGCCGCACGATCATATCGGCGCGCTGATCAACGGTGGGCACGTACTGCCGAATACGGATCCCGATTTCGCTTCAACGTTTATCGAAGCGGCGGTTACCGGAGCAACGTATAAAGGCGTCGTCTACGGTTATCCGCAGGCTATCGAAACGTACGCGCTGTTTTACAATAAGGATATCATTGCGAATCCGCCCAAAACCTGGGCTGAAATCGAAAAATTCGGGGAAACCTGGACCGATAAATCCCAGAATAAATTCCCGATCGTATGGGAAGTTGCGAACGCGTATTACGACTATATTTTCATGGGCGGATTCGGGGCACTGCTTTTCGGACCGAACGGCGACGATCGTTCCCAGCACAATATCAACAGTGCGCAGGCTATCGAAGGACTCACGTATTTCCAGAGTCTGCGTAAAAAACTGTTGGACGTTCCTTCGGCAGATGTGAGCGGCGACTTCTGCAACTCTTCGTTCATAGAAGGAAAAGCGGCGATGTACATCGTCGGGCCGTGGAAAATCGACGAATTCACTAAAGCGAAAATGAATTTCGGCATCGTTCCGATTCCCGTCTTCCCCGGTCAGAAAAATCCTCCGGCATCGTTCTCCGGTGTCCGCCTTGCGTTCGTCAGCGCCTATTCGGATCATCCCGAAGAAGCCGCCGAATTCGCAAAATTCCTGACTTCAAAACCGATTCTCGAAAAACGGTATGAAATGACGCAGCAGATTCCGCCCCGTAAGGATATCACGATCGATAATCAGTACAGCAACGGAATCATGGCTCAGGCAAAATTCGCTTCTCCGATGCCGACCATTCCCCAAATGGGTACGTTCTGGTCTGCAATGAACACTGCGTTCGCCAGCATTTGGGACGGCGCCGACGTTCGGGAAAACCTGAAAGCCGCCGCTGCCGCTATGGAAAGCGCACGCTGATTTAGAGCGGAACGCTCCGTCTTTGCGCCGTATTGAACCCTATCGGCAAAGACGGAGTTTCCGCGCTTGGCAACAGCCGTTTCGTGCACAGGGTTTAACTTTCTTAAACGGAGTATCTAATGGATAATCGGAAAACCGCTATCAGCGCGGGTATAATGAAAAAAGCTCCTATCGCGTCCGCTTGTTTTATGGGATTGGGGCAGATACTGTATTTGAAACAATATATCCGCGGCTTTATGCTCGCGGCGGCGGAAGCGGTCATGTTGTTTTTCATGTTGTTCAATCCCGCGACGATGAGCTTTAACGGCCGCGGTCCCGTTATTCAATCTCTTATCGGCCTTATTACGCTGGGAGATCCGCACCCGGAATTACCGGTTAAATTCCGCGATCATTCGATTTTCATGATGATTACCGGTCTCATCGTTTTTATCTGCTGCGCCCTGTACGTCTGCCTGTACGTTTACAATATCCGCGACGCGCGGAAATCGGCGGCGCAGCTTGTGAGCAAACAGCGCTATCCTTCCTTGAGGGAAACTCACGACAACCTTCAGGAAAAGGCTTTTCCGTATATGGGTATTCTGCCCGTCGTTATTCTGATTGCATTCTTTACGATCATACCGTTGCTTTTCGCCGCGCTCGTCGCGTTTACGAACTATTCTTCTCCCGATCACATTCCGCCGAACAATCTGGTAGATTGGGTCGGATTTGAAAACTTTCAAACGATGTTTACCCGCATGGGAGACGGCTCCGCGACTAACGCCTGGTTCGGCGCGTTCTGCCGCGTCGCCGTATGGACGCTCGTGTGGGCGTTCGCTTCTACCGTAACGTGTTATTTCGTCGGTATGTTCTTCGCCGTTTTGCTGAAAGACAACCGCATAAAAATATCGGCTTTTTACCGAACCATTTTCATTCTGCCGTACGCGATTCCTTCAATGCTCACGTTGTTTATTTGGCAGAACCTGCTGAACGGGACGTTCGGCCCCATCAACCGGACGCTGATTGCGTTGGGAGTCATTTCAAATCCCATTCCGTGGCTGTCCGATCCGAATATGGCGCGTCTGACGCTGATTCTGGTTAACATCTGGATCGGCTTTCCGTACAGTATGATCCTGATTACGTCCAACATGACCGCCATTCCGTCGCAGCTGTACGAAGCGGCTACTATCGACGGCGCCAACAAATGGCAGCAGTTCCGTTCCGTAACGTTTCCGCTCGTATTGTATCAGACGATGCCGATCCTGATCATGCAGTTCGCGGGCAATATCAACAACTTCGGCGCCGTATTCTTCCTGACTGCCGGCGACCCGAAGCTCAGCGACACGATTACGACGCAGGCCGGTGCAACCGACTTGTTCATATCGTGGATATACAAGCTGACGTACAACACGCCGAACATGTACAATCTCGCTTCGGTACTTTCGATTCTGGTTTTCGTCGTATTGGTGCCGTTTGCCGTTTATAACTTTACTCATACAAAATCTTTTAAGGATGGTGAAATATGAGATCAGATACGTCCGTTACCCGCCGGAAAACGAGCGGCGGTTATGCTAAAAATAAAATGGTCGCTACGATCATTCATATCGTATTGATTCTGACCGCGTTTATGGTGCTGTATCCGATTGCGTTCACTATCGGAGCCGCGTTTACCAAATCGAATTCGCTTGCCGCGACCAGCATCGTGCCGTGGCCAAAAGAACCGTCGCTCTATCAGTTTCAGCGGCTTCTGACGCCGTCAGACCAGATCGTCCCGGGAACGACGAACATACGCGGAACGAATTATCTGGTGTGGTACCGGAACACGCTCAAAATAGCAGTCATGAATACGATTCTGACTGTCATCGTATGCAGTACCGCAGGATACATTTTTTCACGATTCAAGTTTCCGCTGCGTAAACCGATGATGGCGTCGATGGTCGTCCTGCAGATGTTTCCGTCGTTTATCGGAATGATTGCAACCTACGTTATCCTGTGGCGCATCAACGGACTGAACACGCATTGGGGCTTGGTGCTCGTGTACGCAACGGGAAGCATTCCGATGAACTCCTGGCTGATGAAAGGGTACTTCGACACCGTTTCAAAAAATATCGAAGAGGCGGCGCGCGTCGACGGTGCCACGCCGTTCGTAACGTATACGCGCATCATTCTGCCGTCCGTTCGGCCGATGATCATGTTCCTGACGCTGATGAGTTTTACCGGTCCGTGGATGGATTTCATTTTTCCGCGTCTGGTATTGCGCAGCGACGATAAAAAAACGCTCGCCGTCGGTCTGTTCGAGCTTATCAACGGACGTGCGAACGATAACTTTACCATGTTCGCCGCGGGTGCGCTGCTGGTTGCGATTCCGTTCGCAATTCTGTTTTTGGCAGGACAGAACGTCATGCTCCAGTCCCTGGCGGGCGACGGCGTCAAGGAGTAGGCGTAATGAATAAATCGCATATATATAGAAGGTTTTTAACATTTTTAACGTTTTCCGTACTGATTCCGCTGCTGTGCCTGTCGTGTGCGTCGAACGAACCCGCCGCGATCGACCCTGAAAAAGCGGTATATCGGCTCTCGCCGGTAACGCGAAGCGCGGAAAAACCGTCGCAGGGCGTGTATTATTGTATTTTCGTCCGATCGTTCGCCGATTCCGACGGCGACGGTATCGGTGACTTCCGCGGATTGACGGAAAAACTCGACTACTTGAACGACGGTAACGATTCTACGACGGACGATCTCGGCGTTACCGGCATTTGGCTGATGCCGATGTTCCCGTCGCAGTCGTACCACGGTTACAATGTGGACGATTATTACGCGGTCAATCCCGATTACGGTACGATGGCGGATTTTGAGTATTTTCTGAAAGAAGCCGATTCGCGCGGAATTTCGGTTATCATCGACATGACGTGCAATCATTCGTCCGTGTACACCGACTGGTTTATCAGCTCCCGTGATCCGGATAGTCCGTACCGCGATTGGTATCGTTGGGCGAATGAAGACGATGCCGGTTACAATCTGAAACAGAAAATTTGGGGGCACAACGTGTGGAACAAAGACCCCAAAACGGGAACGTATTACGCGGGACTCTTTGAAAACGGTATGCCCGATTTCAATCTGGCGAATCCCGAAGTTCGCGCCGAATTCAAAAAAATCGTTTCTTTTTGGATGGATAAAGGCGTTTCCGGCTTCCGCTTCGACGCAGCCGGTCACGTGTTCAACAGTGCAAAATTGAAAGCGGGCGAATCGTCTCAGGAACAGGCCGTCGGCTGGTGGAAAGAGATTTGCGGGTATATCGCTGCGGAAAATCCCGACGCGTACAACGTGGGTGAAGTGTGGGAACCGGCTTCCACGCGCGCCGTGTATACGGCGGGACTCAAATCGACGTTTCACTTTGATTTGGGTACGGCGATCGTCGACACGATTCGGGCAGAAGACGGCGGCAAAAACAATCTTGCCAACATGCTTTACGGCGATTATCAGCTGTACGCAAAGCAGAACGCCGAATATATCGACGCGCCTTTTTTGACCAATCACGATCAGAACCGTATTTCGGGAATGCTCAAAGGTGATTTTACTAAACTGAAGCTCGCCGCTTCCCTGTATATTCTTGCCGAAGGCGTTCCGTTCATGTATTACGGAGAAGAAATCGGCTTGATGGGGGCGAAACCCGACGAGCAGATTCGCACGCCGATGCTCTGGAACGCGCCGGGTAAAGACGCGTTACAGACGACTTGGATAGATTCCAAATATAACAAAAAAACGGTTCCGGTCGCCGCACAGCGGAAAGACGAAGATTCGCTGCTGCAGTATTATAAGCGGCTTATCCGGGTCAAAACGGCTCATTCGGCGCTGTACGAAGGCCGCCTGACTCCGGTATGGACGGGCGAACCGGAACTCATTTCTTGGGTTATGGAAAGTGACGCGGAAAGAGCGTTCGTGATTCATAACGTATCGTCCGAAGCGATGACTGCCGC
This sequence is a window from Treponema brennaborense DSM 12168. Protein-coding genes within it:
- a CDS encoding alpha-amylase family glycosyl hydrolase, whose translation is MQTNGIFNWCGSKSYVSPRHSAIKIENIHNSLSGLQPGWFRDCAFYHIWIKGFCDSNGDGVGDLPGIVSRLDYIKERLGCDAIWLSPVFDCGGKGAAADSNMHGYDTVDYYSVNPLFGTDEQLDTLLSEAHKRNIKVIFDFVPNHTAVTHPWFVDSARGLNGKSDWYVWNNEPLDGWVPMGANPHTWFSPEKTADVLLNEPMYETQRKSLSALKSGVNCKRYYYGAFGPVMPDLNYRNAEVREEMKNVVRYWLNRGFDGIRVDAVRYLVEETGADGAFGADTIDTAETHRFFAELRRDVIDAYAQLGYPKCMVAEANMHGDRTLLESYFGTPEAPEFSMLFDFDFAAAVYQMVTGFDSFAPAAGFMKETGRKRLPALSVKACFLSNHDNPADRPASVYAEPNRLKLATAISLLLPAVPFIYYGNEIALENAPGYTGMHDIRFRNAFDFAEAERQCSVPDSLLALHRSLLVLRREHPALRRGDLVPLYSPYRAITAYYVTFEKDAAVCVFNNGTEPLEEIPLHPANGTVPNFRFACAYSSEPSVSRTLDVRQSENARPYAVLSGLPAAAFAVFVPITNC
- a CDS encoding alpha-amylase family glycosyl hydrolase, which codes for MKNGRKRSTGMMTAGCLVLTALLFASCASGMQEKPGTADADSLMSAAPGSFENAAPDNLDAVIALNQKLAPASDEFIIYYVRGDKNYEPWALWMWALPGGDGAAAWDYTQHWNVENGIGYMRYNLDGSSTGGTVPVSADGNIGLIVRQKADWIKDGNDDRVWNVNTSNAAVVFSGDMNTYAVKGYKPRVTEAILVTPTQIRLTLSGRFALDTDGGASGFSVASKTGTDFAVAQVFNTDSPENSVYNYTKHVTITLAQSAGAADALIVSNPAFEGAKEVDSTKLAVQLAESAVPGTDAVLGMSYDSRNKSASFTLWAPTSSAAHLNLYRSDRAAAADYTVPMTLDAASGVWSCTFAQVDPDGLFYDFTLTNAKGTVTVLDPYARSMAAYRNQGGSGRAAVVDMNSAKALPAGGMNAPFVSLAQREDAIIYEMSVRDFTISADSGVSAKKGTYTAFIEKIPYLKELGITHVQLMPVQNFYFTDETKQSYESSGTVNNNNYNWGYDPHNYFTPEGWYAQNPSDPYSRVAELRTLINECHKAGIGVLLDVVYNHMAGTSFLDDIVPGYFFRTNAQGKFTSNSGCGNDVATERTMARKLIVDSIRYWVEEYKVDGFRFDLMGLIDTQTVLDGYAAARAINADTLFEGEGWKMYNGEKGTVGMDQNYMIKTDSVAVFNDEFRDLIKAGGFNEAGQGFITKKGINTDRLFKNVIGQPVANYRADDPGDNLQYIAAHDGLTLHDSISHNARLDERVPAQKAELISRIKLGNFFIMTSQGLAFMHGGQERGRTKPNVTGASNECVGNFVRNSYDSSDNINQIVWSLDGDYRKLLDYTKNLIALRKNFDVFRIGDMAKVTAAASKLDSPENSNLTLGYSLKWNDGTWFVLINAESKPMTFALPVNASAALVFADADGAYLDGLSAADASGVSVNGNAVTIAALTAAVIRVK
- a CDS encoding maltose ABC transporter substrate-binding protein, yielding MKKLITTVLLVLLAAGFVFAGGQGDSGKTVLKVWESEGPEKDFVLWAAAEFEKTHPDIKIVYEPVGSNDSRAKIELDGPAGVGADVFVAPHDHIGALINGGHVLPNTDPDFASTFIEAAVTGATYKGVVYGYPQAIETYALFYNKDIIANPPKTWAEIEKFGETWTDKSQNKFPIVWEVANAYYDYIFMGGFGALLFGPNGDDRSQHNINSAQAIEGLTYFQSLRKKLLDVPSADVSGDFCNSSFIEGKAAMYIVGPWKIDEFTKAKMNFGIVPIPVFPGQKNPPASFSGVRLAFVSAYSDHPEEAAEFAKFLTSKPILEKRYEMTQQIPPRKDITIDNQYSNGIMAQAKFASPMPTIPQMGTFWSAMNTAFASIWDGADVRENLKAAAAAMESAR
- a CDS encoding carbohydrate ABC transporter permease, giving the protein MDNRKTAISAGIMKKAPIASACFMGLGQILYLKQYIRGFMLAAAEAVMLFFMLFNPATMSFNGRGPVIQSLIGLITLGDPHPELPVKFRDHSIFMMITGLIVFICCALYVCLYVYNIRDARKSAAQLVSKQRYPSLRETHDNLQEKAFPYMGILPVVILIAFFTIIPLLFAALVAFTNYSSPDHIPPNNLVDWVGFENFQTMFTRMGDGSATNAWFGAFCRVAVWTLVWAFASTVTCYFVGMFFAVLLKDNRIKISAFYRTIFILPYAIPSMLTLFIWQNLLNGTFGPINRTLIALGVISNPIPWLSDPNMARLTLILVNIWIGFPYSMILITSNMTAIPSQLYEAATIDGANKWQQFRSVTFPLVLYQTMPILIMQFAGNINNFGAVFFLTAGDPKLSDTITTQAGATDLFISWIYKLTYNTPNMYNLASVLSILVFVVLVPFAVYNFTHTKSFKDGEI
- a CDS encoding sugar ABC transporter permease; protein product: MVATIIHIVLILTAFMVLYPIAFTIGAAFTKSNSLAATSIVPWPKEPSLYQFQRLLTPSDQIVPGTTNIRGTNYLVWYRNTLKIAVMNTILTVIVCSTAGYIFSRFKFPLRKPMMASMVVLQMFPSFIGMIATYVILWRINGLNTHWGLVLVYATGSIPMNSWLMKGYFDTVSKNIEEAARVDGATPFVTYTRIILPSVRPMIMFLTLMSFTGPWMDFIFPRLVLRSDDKKTLAVGLFELINGRANDNFTMFAAGALLVAIPFAILFLAGQNVMLQSLAGDGVKE
- a CDS encoding alpha-amylase family glycosyl hydrolase, coding for MNKSHIYRRFLTFLTFSVLIPLLCLSCASNEPAAIDPEKAVYRLSPVTRSAEKPSQGVYYCIFVRSFADSDGDGIGDFRGLTEKLDYLNDGNDSTTDDLGVTGIWLMPMFPSQSYHGYNVDDYYAVNPDYGTMADFEYFLKEADSRGISVIIDMTCNHSSVYTDWFISSRDPDSPYRDWYRWANEDDAGYNLKQKIWGHNVWNKDPKTGTYYAGLFENGMPDFNLANPEVRAEFKKIVSFWMDKGVSGFRFDAAGHVFNSAKLKAGESSQEQAVGWWKEICGYIAAENPDAYNVGEVWEPASTRAVYTAGLKSTFHFDLGTAIVDTIRAEDGGKNNLANMLYGDYQLYAKQNAEYIDAPFLTNHDQNRISGMLKGDFTKLKLAASLYILAEGVPFMYYGEEIGLMGAKPDEQIRTPMLWNAPGKDALQTTWIDSKYNKKTVPVAAQRKDEDSLLQYYKRLIRVKTAHSALYEGRLTPVWTGEPELISWVMESDAERAFVIHNVSSEAMTAALPAEAGAEDLQLVFATYSDTSVSADGYITVSPYGSAVLAASR